The Candidatus Binatia bacterium nucleotide sequence CGGCCCTCATTTTTTTCGCGATCCTCGCCTGCGCCGCGGGCACGCACCGGTGGATTCCCAGGCTCCGCGCCCCCACGGGCGATTCGCCGTTCTCCCTCGGCCGGCTCCGCGACGAGGTGCGCGCGGCGCTCCGGAACCGCTCGTTCCGGATGCTCGTCCTCGGGGCCTTTTTCGCCTCGGTGGCGGCGGGCTTCAACGACGTCTTCGGCCTCTACATGACGACCTACTTCTGGCGGCTCGAGACGCGGGAGATCGGGATTCTCGTCTGGGCGCTCGCCCTCGGAGTGGTGCTCGCGGTCCTGGCGACGAGGTCCGTCACGCAGAGGTTCGACAAGAAGAGAACGGCGGTCGCCCTCTCCGCGGCGGGCCTCACGCTGGGGCCCCTGCCCGTCTTCCTGCGTCTGGGTGGCGCCTTTCCGGGTAACGACGACCCTCTCCTTCTTCCGCTTCTCTTCGTGCACTCGCTGGCGATGGGTGTCCTCGTCGTGTCGAGCGGCATCACGATCGCGTCCATGGTGGCCGACATCGTCGACGAGCACGAGCTCGAGACGGGCCGGAGGCAGGAAGGTGTGTTCGTCGCCGCGCTCGCCTTCGTCGGCAAGACGACCTCGGGTCTCGGGGGACTTCTCGCGGGGGCCGCGCTCGACGCCATCGGCTTTCCGCGCGGCGCGGAGCCGGGCTCGGTGGGCCCGGAGCTTCTCCTCGAACTCGGTCTCGTCGCCGGGCCCCTGCTTCTCGGCCTCTACCTCCTCGCCCTTCTCTGCCTCGCGCGCTACGAGATCACGCGCGAGCGGCATGGCCGCACCCTCGCGGCGCTGGCGGCCAGGTCCTCGGCGGCCGCGGGGAGTTGAAACGCGGCAAGCGACCCGGAGGGACGCGCGCCGTCGCGTCCGTATCCGCAAGGACGGGTCGTGCCACGAAGGGACACGGCCCCACGGAGGGACGCGCTCCGTCGCGTCCGGGGGGCGGGGACGAGCCCGGCAATCGCGCGTCCGATCGTGGCCGATGCCACGGAGGAACAAGGGACCCGACAGAGCGGGTCCCTCCGAAACGCACGGACGAAACGCCGCAGCCCGGCTCGGAGGGACGCGCTCCGTCGCGTCCGGGGGAATGGGGGACGAGCCCGGCAATCGCGCGTCCGATCGTGGCCGATGCCACGAAGGAACAAGGGACCCGACAGAGCGGATCCCTCCGAAACGCACGGACGAAACGCCGCAGCCCGATGCGGAGGGACGGGCGCCGTCGCGTCCGTATCCGCAAGGACGGGTCGTGCCACGAAGGGACACGCCACGGAGGGACGCGCTCCGTCGCGTCCGGGGGGCGGGGGTGCACGCGCCGCCCATGAACATGGACCCGACAGAGCGGGTCCCTCCGAAACGCACGGACGAAACGCCGCAGCCCGATGCGGAGGGACGCGCTCCGTCGCGTCCGGTGGGATGGGGGACGAACGCGGCCGTCGCGAAGGCAAGGACGGCCCTTGTGATCCACGAAGGCGGCGACGGCAGAGGGGACCCGATGGAGCGACGAGCCTTGATGGAAGGTTGGCCCCCCGCCCTTTTCGCCAGGCCGTAGAGTATCCAGCCCCTTGCGGAGCCCAAGGTCGGCAGGCGAAAGCACTGGGTCGGAGGGCCGAGAACCCGAATACCACGGGCGGGAGTCGATGGACAAGAGCTCTCGGTCGCGAATCGCCGTGAGCGCAAATGGCCGATGTGTGCCGGAGGGACCGAGGGCGGCAAGCTGCAAGCGCTCTGCGAACCCGATCCAGGGCCGGCTCCTGCCCCGGACGGGCGAAGGGGCCCGTAGCGTAGGGTCGGCATGGGCCGGAGGCGCCGAGGAGCCGGCGTGGTCCGCCAGGCGTCGCAGCCCGAGGAGACCCCGCGGGGTGTGGAATTCCTCCGGCGGATCGGGATAACTCTCGGGCGTGCGCAAGATACCGGCGAAGCTCGTCCTGCGCGACGCAACCCTGGTTGCGGCGACGCTGCTTTTGTGGGCGCTCGACGCGAGGTACCGCCACGCGCCTGGAGCCGTTCTCGGTTGCCGTGGGACTTGCCGCGGCGCTCGGCGCCGTCCTCTGCGCCTATCTCGCCCACGAGTGGGGACACCTCCTGGGAGCGCTCTCGCGGGGAGCCGCCGTCCATTTCGCCCGAAGGCCCACCGAGGTCTTCCTCTTCCGGTTCGATTCGGAGCGGAACGGCACGCGCGAGTTTCTGGGCATGTCCTACGGCGGCTTTCTCGCAAGCTCGCTCGTCCTGGTGCTCTACCTTTTTCTCCTGCCGCTCGATGCGCTTTCGGGTCGGGTGACCTTGGGTCTCGTTCTCGTGGGCGTCGCGCTCACGGCCGTGGTCGAGGTACCGATCGCCTGGCGCGTGGCCCACGGCGCGCCGATCCCGCGTGGCGCGGCGTACAAGAGCGGCGGAGCGTGAAGACATGGAGGCTCGGGAAAGGCTCATCGTCGCGCTCGACTTCCCGGCGGACCCCGAGAATCCCACGCGCCCCATCCTCCCCGAAGACGCCTACCGGATCGTGGAGACGCTCGGTGACCTCGTAAGCTTCTACAAGGTCGGCTGGCCCCTCTACATGACCGGTGGCACGGACGTCGTCCGCGGGCTCAAGAAGAGGGGCAAGCGCGTTTTCCTCGACCTCAAGTTCGGCGACATCCCCGAGACCGTCCGCCGCCTTGTCGAAGTGGCCGTGGCCGAAGGCGTGGACCTTCTCACGGTGCAGGGGCCGCGGCAGACCGTGGAGGCCGCCGTGCGGGCGCGCGGCACGGCTCCGCTCGGGATTCTTTCCGTGACCCTGCTCACGAGCCTCGGCCAGGCGGACCTGCGCGAGATGGGTTTTGCGGGCACGGTCGAAGACTTCGTCGTCCGGAAGGCCGAAGAAGCGCGGATGGCCGGGGCGGACGGCGTCGTTGCTTCGGCGCGCGAGGTCCTGGCCGTGCGCGGCCGCATCGGCACGCCCGGGTTTCTCGTCGTGACGCCCGGGATCCGCCCGAAGGGCGCGGCCGCCGAGGACCACGCCCGGTCGGCCACGCCTGCCGAAGCGCTGAGGGCGGGCGCGGACTACCTCGTCGTCGGCCGCCCGATCACGAGAGCTCCGGACCTCCGGGCCGCGGCTCGGGAGGTGATTGCCGAGATCACCCGGGGCGTGGGCGACCGCTGAGGTTAGTCAGCGTCGGACGCGCAGGCCCACCGCCGGGGCCGGGCCGGAGCGTCACGTTCCGTCTTGGGCGCCGGAAGGCGGCGCGTGGCTGCACCCGCGGGGTCGCATCCTCGACGGCACGCCGACTCCCGCGTAACATCGCGCCGCGCGATTGCGTCGGATTTGTTCGTGCGAGGCTCGGCGGCCCTCCGATTGCGTGCCGGGGGCGGACGGACGTGCCCCGCATGAACACGGCCACGACAGAGCGTGGCCCTCCGATTCCCCCACGCGAAACGGAGGCCGCGTACGGGCGTTTTCCGTCGCGTCCGCGACGAACGACCTTGCCAGGCGCAAACGCGTCCCACCCGGAGGGACGCGCTCCGTCGCGTCCGGGGCGGGCGGGGGAATCGACGCGACGGTTCGCATCCAGGGATCGGCGGTTGCGGCAAAACGCGGTGGGCCATCCCGCCGTGACGCGCTCCGTCGCGTCCGGGGGCCGCGCGTTTGAATGTCCCCGTGACCTTTGCAATGCCGCGCGGCGACCGCCGGGTCGACGCGGCCCCGCCCGGAGGGACGCGCTCCGTCGCGTCCGAGGTGGCGCGGGGGGGCGCGGCACGCACGAACAAGGACCCGACAGAGCGGGCCCTCCGATGATCGCGGCCAGGTCGTACCGCGTTTGCAAATGGGCGCTTCCGTCTATCCCAAAACCAGCTCGGCGATCGTCTCGAGCTGCGAGGCGTCGTGCGAGGGCACGAGAAGCATCGTGACGGGCGTCTCCCGCCAGGCTTCGAGCCTTTCGCGGATCCTTTCCCTGGGCCCGACGAGCGAGATTTCGTCGGCGAAGCGGTCCGGCACGGCGGCGATGGCCTCCTGCCTTTTGCCCTCGAGGAAAAGCTCCTGCACTTTTTCCGCCTCGGCCTCGAAGCCCATCCGCGCCATGAGGTTTTTGTGGAAGTTCCGGTCCCTCGCCCCCATCCCGCCGATGTAGAAGGCGAGCATCGCCTTCACGGGATCGAGCGCCTTCTCGACGTCGTCCGTGACGTGCACGTACACCATGGCCGCGATCTCGAAGCCGGGCTTCGCCGCGCGCAGCGACTCGGCGTAGACCTCCTGGCGGAACGGCGAGTAGTAGAGAGGGAACCATCCGTCGCAGAGCTCGGCTGCGAGCGCCACGTTCTTCGGGCCCTCGGCGGCGAGATAGATGGGAAGGTCGGCCCGCAGCGGATGGGTGATCGACTTGAGCGGCTTTCCGAGGCCCCACGCGCCGGGCCCCTGGTAGGGCAGCGGGTAGTGGGGGCCGGGGTTCGTGACGGGCGCCTCGCGGCGCAGGACCTGACGGACGATGCCGATGTACTCGCGCGTGCGCGCAAGCGGCCTGGCGAAGGGCTGGCCGTACCAGCCCTCGACGACCTGGGGGCCCGAGACGCCGAGTCCCAG carries:
- a CDS encoding sugar transporter, giving the protein MARADARPPLSTRLFYGVGSVADGTKNASFNVFLLFYYNQVLGLSGTLSGLAIFAALCVDAITDPLVGSLSDSFRSRWGRRHPFMYASALPTAVSFALLFSPPSGLGQTGLFFWLLAFAVGVRVFLTFYLIPSGSMLPELTPDYDERTSLVSYRFFFGWAGGLLTAQMGYLYFFAPSERFADGRFDPDAYGSFGLAAAALIFFAILACAAGTHRWIPRLRAPTGDSPFSLGRLRDEVRAALRNRSFRMLVLGAFFASVAAGFNDVFGLYMTTYFWRLETREIGILVWALALGVVLAVLATRSVTQRFDKKRTAVALSAAGLTLGPLPVFLRLGGAFPGNDDPLLLPLLFVHSLAMGVLVVSSGITIASMVADIVDEHELETGRRQEGVFVAALAFVGKTTSGLGGLLAGAALDAIGFPRGAEPGSVGPELLLELGLVAGPLLLGLYLLALLCLARYEITRERHGRTLAALAARSSAAAGS
- the pyrF gene encoding orotidine 5'-phosphate decarboxylase, with protein sequence MEARERLIVALDFPADPENPTRPILPEDAYRIVETLGDLVSFYKVGWPLYMTGGTDVVRGLKKRGKRVFLDLKFGDIPETVRRLVEVAVAEGVDLLTVQGPRQTVEAAVRARGTAPLGILSVTLLTSLGQADLREMGFAGTVEDFVVRKAEEARMAGADGVVASAREVLAVRGRIGTPGFLVVTPGIRPKGAAAEDHARSATPAEALRAGADYLVVGRPITRAPDLRAAAREVIAEITRGVGDR
- a CDS encoding putative coenzyme F420-dependent oxidoreductase codes for the protein MRNLKLGLQLGYWGALPPPDLAGTVRKAEELGFHAVFTAEAWGSDAFTPLAWIAAHTKRVLLGTAIAQISARTPTATAMAALTLDHLSGGRMILGLGVSGPQVVEGWYGQPFARPLARTREYIGIVRQVLRREAPVTNPGPHYPLPYQGPGAWGLGKPLKSITHPLRADLPIYLAAEGPKNVALAAELCDGWFPLYYSPFRQEVYAESLRAAKPGFEIAAMVYVHVTDDVEKALDPVKAMLAFYIGGMGARDRNFHKNLMARMGFEAEAEKVQELFLEGKRQEAIAAVPDRFADEISLVGPRERIRERLEAWRETPVTMLLVPSHDASQLETIAELVLG